Genomic DNA from Mesorhizobium sp. 131-2-1:
AGGCAGCGGGATCAGGAATGGAGTCTTCCGAAACGCTTTGATGAACGGGCTTCCGTGGCGAATGCGCTGCTCCAGTAAGCTGAAAGCGCGTCTCCCAGTGTCAGCCATGTCTATGTGCGGGTAAGTGCGGAAAATAGTAATACCGTCGGATAACTCGACCATGGCCTCGGTGACATTGGCATGAAAGTCCAAGCTTATCACGATTGGCATATCTTGGCCGACGATTTCTCGCACGCGCCTCAGCAACTCCCCTTCCCCGTCCTGGTAAGCTTCGACGACCATCGCGCCATGTAGGTCAAGATAGATGGCGTCGAGAGCACCTGCGCTAGCGATCCCATCACAAATCATCTCTGCAATCCGTTCAAATGCGTCATCTGAGACGAAGCTGGTCGGTTCCGCAGCGGCCCAGACCAGAGGTATTAACTCATATGCATCCTTCGCAGAGCTGATGAACCCCCCGATGGGAATTTCAATCGGAGGAAAGACATCGAGAATGGCCGCACCGAACGTCATCGCGGGCCAGCCGTCGGCCCGAACGAAGTCGTCAAAGGAGGCGCCGAACGGAGCAAACGTGTTGGTTTCGTGTTGAAAACCAGCGATAGCCACACGTGGGCGGCCCGATTTAGAGCTGGCGAAGGCTGTCGGCGTTGAATGTACCATATCTTGACCTCTGAACTTCATTTGAAGGGTTCCAAAATTACTCACATAAGCCAAGGGGCCGACGACGAAACGTCTTCCAATGACGGCCGTTCGCCCGTGATCATCTGCGCAAGAAGCTCGCCGCAGCCAATGGACATTGTCCATCCGAGCTGCCCGTGCCCCGCGTTAACACAAAGATTGTCGAATCTCCGGACGCGGCCCAGATAAGGAGGACCTGCCGCTGTGGTGGGGCGTAGACCAGCCCAGAATTCTGGCGTTTCCAAATCCACCGCATTCCCGAAAAACCGTCGCACATAATCGGCTAGCCGTGAGGAGCGTGCTTTGGGAATAGAACGATCGTGTGCCGCAAATTCTGCGATCGCTGTCACACGTAGCTTTCCGCCATAGGCGGCTACGGCCAACAATTCGGTCTCATCAACGAAGGGCAGTGTGGGAACTCCAGTCGCATCGGTGATCCTCCATGTGCCGGAATAGCCCTTCACTGGGTAAATATTGGGACGAAAGCCGAGAGGACGGGTTATGTCCGGCGTTTCGACACCTGTAGCTAGGACCACTGCCGCACACGGTATCTCCCCATTGTTGGTTATGAGGGCCTCCACGGTGCCTTTTGTACAGCGGAAGCCTGTCACACGCGTGTTGAAACAAAAGCTTACCTTGTGCGCCTGGCTCAAGTAGGCAGCAGTGCGCTGGGTAAACAGCTGGCAATCACCCACTGAGTCCATTGCACTGAATAGCCCTCCGACTAGCCGGTCGGACATGCCTGACAATCCGGGTTCGCGCGAGATCAGCGTATGACGATCAAGGACCTCGGCTGAGCCTCCGGCGCTTTGCCCGATCGATGCCACATAAGCTTCGAATTGCGACTTGTCCTGAAATAGATAGAGGCCGCCTTGGTGCCGGGTCTCTTTGGGAAGACCCATCTCGGCCTCGGCTGCGGCGACGAGATTACGGCTAAAGCGGCTCAAACGTTGCAGCTTGTCCGTGTTCCTGTGATGAGCGGACGGGAGACAGTTGAGCAGGAATTCGACTCCCCAGCGCCAGAGCGCTGGATCCATTAGGCAGGTTACCTGGACCGCTGAGTCACGCCCTATGATCGCCCTTAGTATTGAGCCAATTGCTTCCGGTCCTGCCCAAGCCTTCGCATGACCGACAGCGATGATACCGGCGTTCGCTCTGCTGCACATTTCGGCCGAACCGGATAACGCATCAATGACCGCCACATTTTTGCCGCGCCTTGCTAAGGCATATGCGGTCATTATCCCGGCGACACCTGCCCCGACCACGACGATGGGCCGGCAGTCACCGCGAATTGCATTACTCATGAAACGACCTTCGAGGACATCGATGTTAAAGTCATTCGCGCAGCCGCCCAAGCCCACAAACTCCGGGCACCCCGACTAAGAAGCACTGACTCGTCGAGTGCCTTCTGTCGGGAGCCGGTATCTCGATTTGCCAGAACCGCTTTGCCAAAATCGAATTGTGCCTTTGCGGCCCCCGAAGGGCACAATCAATTGTCGCGGATGGACATATCCTGAACTAGAACCCCATGAACGCGGGTGGCGATCCACAATATCAATGCATCATCCTCGCTTACGGACACTAGTGCATGGCCCATCGCAGAATCATAATAACTGCTGTCTCCGGGTAGAAGACGAACAGGTGCGTAGTGTTCTGTGTACAGCATTACCTCACCTGACATCACATAGAAGAATTCCTCACCAAAATGCCCTTTGATTTCAGCGAAGTCATCGATACTACGCGCCCTTATATATGTCAGAAGTGGCGTGAACTCTTTCGTCGCGAGACCAGCGCATAGCATCTCGTATTCATAATGTGGTGTAGACTGAACGATCCCCTCACCCGCTCGTGTAATCACCATGCGGCTCGTTGCGCTGGTCTTGGGCGTGCTACCAAAAAGCTCAGTTACATCTACATCGAGCCCGACCGCCAAGCGCAGGATTGTCTCGTATGTTGGCGAAACCTGACCATTTTCTATTTTTGATACTGCAGATGGGGACAGTCCTGATTTCTGCCCCAGATCATTCAGGGTTAGCCTGAACTTCTTGCGCAGCTTATGGACAGTGACGCCTATCTTTGGGTATTTAGCGTGGTTTGCATGCTCTAGTAGCGCCATCTCTATTTCGCTTCCATTGCGTCTTTCGTCAGCCTTTCAAGAACAGCCGAGGAAATGGATATATGAGTTTTGCTGCGAATGCGCCATCGACGCATTCCTGGGTAGCTTTCCATTCCGGCGTCTCGGAGCATTTCGACGAACCGACCACTTCGATCGGGAAATGCGCCTGGCGCGGACGAAGAGGTCGGGTCGATTCCTATGATGATCTGTCCAGTATGAGGCGTCTGGGCGCCGGGATGAGCGGACCAGTCCACCTCCGAGGAGAATTTGCCCCCCGTCAATCCGGCGACCATCAATTCGACCATGAGAGAAATCGCCGAACCTTTGTGTCCACCGAAAGGCACAAGCGCTCCACCATTAAGAATCTTGTTTGGGTCGGTCGTCGGCTCGCCGTAGCTGTCCACTCCCACGCCAGGCGGCAACGAACGACCTTCGCGAGCCGAAAGCTGAACGTCACCATTGGCAACCGAGGTCGTAGCAAAGTCAAAGACCAACGGAGCTGATCCTCTGACGGGCGCGGCAAAAGCGATGGGGTTAGTCCCGAGAAGTGGTTTCTTCGCGCCCGCCGGGATTGAACAACCGAAGCTATTCACCATGGAGATCGCTATCAGCCCCTCCTGCGCGAAGGGCGTTACATCAGGCCAGAGCGCGGCGAGGTGATGCGATCCGTGTATGGAGAGCAGAGCGATGCCGTTTTCGCGGATTCGCTGAACGAAAATGTCCCGCGCCGCATGCAAGGCGGCCTGCGCGAAACCATTCTTCGCATCGACGAAAATATGACTGGCTGCTTTTGAGCGAATCTCGGGCATTGCCGCTCCATCAACCCAACCCGAACGCAGAGATGAAATGTAACCGTCCACCCGGAATAGGCCATGGCTAAGCGAACCAGCCGCCTCCGCGCCGGCGCAATTAGCTGCAAGAATGGCGGCGGTGCTGGAAGAGCAACCGTTGATTTCAAATATCCGCGTCAGAAGGCCTTCTAACACCTCCAAAGAAACATCAACGGGGCCAGGGTGAACGTTCAATTTTTTGTCTCTTATTCCAGATTTTCGGGATCACCGGGCAATATAAGAAGGATGGTCGCGCATCGCTTGGCGTGCGGTAGTGTCAACGTTCAGATTGGGCACTCCAATCCCTGGAGCGACCGTCAGTGTCGAGTTGAGAAGAAGCTTTGTATAGGGATGTCGTGGCTCTTTGAAGATACGCTCGGACATATCCATTTCGACGATTCGGCCAAGGTACATGACCGCAACGCGTGTCGTCATATGTTGTATCACGCCCATATTATGGCTGATGACAATATACGTCAGATTGAACTCTTCCCGCAGCTCCAGGAGTAGATTGAGCACCTGGGCCTGAACCGATACGTCGAGCGCCGAGGTCGGCTCGTCGCATATGAGCAGCTTGGGACGTGTTATCAGGGCCCGGGCAATGGCAACGCGCTGCCGCTGGCCCCCTGACATTTGGCTAGGATAGGCATCGAGGAAGCGCAACGGCAATCCGACAATGTCGAGGATCTTTCGCGCGCTTTCCTGCCGCTGCGCCGACGTGCCTTCGCCACGTAAATAGAGCGGATAGGCCACGATCTTGCCCACCGTCTGGCGCGGGTTCAAGGAGGAATAGGGATCCTGGAAAATAAAGCCGACACGCTCTGCAATCTGCTGCCGTGTCAGGCTTGCGGCCGGCCGGCCATCCAGCAGAACTTCCCCTTCTGTAGGGGTGAGCAGACGCAGCATTATTTTCGCGAGCGTGCTTTTTCCTGATCCGGACTCTCCGACAATCCCGAGAACGTCGCCTTTCTCCACGCGGATCGATACCTTGTCTACGGCACGTATCGGCTCGCTTTGGCCGAAGATACCTCTCCGCCCGCTGTATTCTTGCGAGACGTTGCGCAACTCAAGAACGGGGTGGTCACTCATGCTACAACCTTGAGCCGGATTTTGCTTTCACCGACCTTTATGCACCTGGCCTCGTGGTGCTCACCGATCTTCTCCAGCCGAATTGGTTTTCTGCAAGCGTCTGAGGCCAGGGGACACCGATCAAAGAAATGACAGCCCTCCATCCGATTCAGAAGCGACGGTACCGTGCCGGGTATCGAAGGCAACGGCTTCATTCGCGGATGCCTAGGATCGGGGACGGAACCGAGGAGCGCACGGGTATAGGGGTGGGACGGATTGCTGAACAGCTTCTCGGCGGGCGCCGCTTCGACCACCTGGCCCGCATACATGACGATCACTCGGTCGGCAATGCGCGAGACAAGCCCCAAGTCGTGAGTGACCATGATCATCCCCATCCCAAACGACTTTTGCAGATCGATGAGCAGCCGCAACAATTCAGCTTGAATCGTTACATCCAGCGCCGTGGTCGGTTCATCCGCCACAATCAGCTCGGGTCCGCACATAAGCGCCATGGCGATAACGACACGCTGGCGCATGCCGCCCGAAAGCTCGTGCGGGTAATTGTTCAACCGCTGCACGGCGTTGGCAATTCCGACCCGTTCGAGCAGATAGATCGCCCGCTCCTCGGCCTCTCTGCGGGACGCCTTGCGATGGGCACGATAGACGTCCGACAACTGGCGTCTGATCGTGTGCAGCGGATTCAGCGCCGTCATCGGCTCCTGAAAAATCATCGACAGACGGTTGCCTCGGAGGACACGAAGTTCGGACTTTGAGATCCTTTGCAGGTCGACCCCGTCGAAGGTCATCTCTCGCGCTGTCCGCTTCGCCACCTTCGGCAAAAGCCCTAGAAGAGACAGCGCTGTGATCGACTTTCCACAGCCCGATTCACCGACGATGCATAGAGTTTCGCCCTTGGACACGCAGAAACTCACATCCTGCACGGCGGCAAGGGTTCCGTTCACCGTAGCAATGTCAATGTTTAGATTTTCAACGTTGAGCAGCATTGGCCTTCCTCAATTCCGTCCTTCTGGCGACAGTACATCGCGCAGCCCGTCGCCTAGAAGGTTCGTGCCAAGGACCAAGACGAACAGAAATACCCCGGGAATGGTAATGAGCCAGGGTTCAAAGAGGATTTGAGCTTTGCCTTCGGAAATCATCAGCCCCCACGACGGAAGGGGCGCGGGCACGCCGAGACCCAAGAACGAGAGCGCGGCCTCGAGGATCATCGCCTGTGCCATCTCGAGCGTAGCCACAATAACCAGATTGTTGAGGAGGTTCGGAAGGATCTCGTGACCGATAATCTGCAGCATGGAAGCGCCCTGCAATTCCGCCGCGGTTACGAATTCGGAAGACCGCAACTGGATCGTCGTAGCCCTGGTTACCAGCGCGAACCGGTCCCAAAGTAGGAGGCCGAGCGTCAGCATAACCACTGTCAACGAGGAACCGACGAGCGCCACGACAGCCAATGACACCAGAATAACTGGCATCGCCAGGCGTGCAGTGATGATGAACATCGCGACACTATCAACCTTACCGCCGAAATAGCCGGCGCAAACACCGATAGCGGTTCCGATGAAACCGGAAACGACAGCGGTACCAACCCCAATCACAAGCGAGATTTGAGCCCCATAGATGATACGCGATAGATAGTCGCGGCCCAGCTGATCCGTGCCAAGTGGATGCTCCCAGCCGCCTCTTGGGAGCCACATCGGGGGTGTAAACCGGGTTGTAAGCGACTGCAGATAGGGGTCGTAAGGCGCCAGCAGCGGCGCAAACACAGCCATGACGATGACGACAAATAAAACCAAGAGCCCAAGCATCAGGCCGCCGTGCCTGAGCCAGCGCACCAGGCTGCTCCTTTTTGCAATCGATTCCGCGCTTCCCCCGGAATATGCTGATGCTGCGGTCATTTGCGGCGCATCCTTGGATCAAGCATGGCATTAAGCATATCGGCGAGTAGGGTCATCACGACATAGAAGAGCGAAAAACAGAGAACGAGCGCCTGGACAGTCGGCAGGTCGGCTCGTGATATGCTTTCCCAGGCGAGGGAACCGGCTCCGTGAATGGCGAATACGTTTTCGACGACGACAGAGCCCGCGAGCATGAAACCGAACTGCGCTGACGCCAGACTAATAACGGGCAACGCCGCATTGCGCAGGGCGTAGTCGAAAAGAACTCGCGTTTCGGAGAGGCCCATGGCACGCGCAGTACGGATATAGTCTGCTTCCAGAGCCGATATCATGCCTGAACGGGTCAAGCGCATGATCGCCGGCGTGGCGAAATAACCAAGGACAACGGTCGGCATGATGAAGCTCTGCCACGACGCGGTTCCCGACGCAGGCAGGACACCCAGCTTAACCGAAAACAGGATGATCAGAAGCAGGGCAAACCAGAAGCTGGGCATAGCCTGGCCAACAACGGCAAAGAGCAAAGCCAGCCGGTCCACGAGACTGTTTGGCCAACGGCCCGCGACCACGCCCAGAGGTACAGCGATGAGCAGGGCTAGGATCAGCGCGAAACACCCCAGCCGCGCTGTCATGGCGAAACGATCGAGGAGAAGTGTCGCGACCGGCTGACCAAAATAGAGGCTTGTCCCGAAATCTCCACGAAGAACGCCGGAGAGCCAGTGCAGATACTGAACAACTATTGGTCGATCGAAACCATAGAGGTGCCGAAGGCGATCGGCGTCGGCCGCGGTCGAAGCCTGGCCGGCCAAAGCGGCTGCCGGATCACCTGCCGCGAAGATCAGGGAATAGGCAATAAAAGATACGAACAGCGTGAGCAGACAGGCCATGACTATCCGGCGAATTGCGAAGTGCAACATCGAGCGCTCCTGGCAAAAAATCACGCCGTCCAGCCGCTCAGGGCGGCTGGACGGCAGGAGATCAGTTCCATTTCGCGTCGTAGAATGGAATGAACTCGTCGGGATTGATGTGAAGATCAAGATCTTTCGACATCGCGGTGTTCATACTCCATACCCAGAGCGGAACCCAGTAGGCCCGATCCGCGATCAGATTCAGCGCCTTCGAATAGAGCCCTTTCCGGCGATCCCTGTCCATGATCTTGGAGGCTTCAACGATTGGCGCGACGATCTCCGGATCATTCACAACATCGTCGCCAGTGCCTCCGAAGAAGGCACCGACGCTCAAGGCGACGTCGCCCACGCCATAAGAGCCCCAGTCGCTGTAATACATGTCCTGCTTGTGGCTGCGCCACTGCTCTACGCCCGCAGCATATTGAAGGTTGTTGAGCGCCAGGTTGATTCCCACCGCAGCTAGATTGGCCTTGACCGCTTCTGCCACAGCCACGCCTTCGGAAGATATGACCATGCTCAGGTTGAGGCCCTTTTCCAATCCGGCTTCCTTGAGCAGCTGCTTTGCCTTTTCCGGATTGTACTCATAGGTGGTGACGTCGGTCTCGCAGCCGAACTGTACCGGATTGCACGCCGAGTTGATGATTGGAGAACTTTCTCCCTTAAACGCGTCGCGTATCTCCTTGCGGTTGATAGCGTAGTTGACCGCCTTGCGGACACGAACATCGGCGAGCGGAGAGTTGGGCACGTGCGGGTCCATGCTGATTTCGTCGAAACGCATGATTGGCGAACTTTCCACTTGCAGGCCTGGTTGGCTTGCTAGACGCTGGATGTCATCTTTCGGTACACGCCAAATCCAGTCGATGTTACCACCCAGCAATTCTGCATATTGTGTATTACTTTCTGGCAGGACGCGGAAGTTGATCCTCCCGATCTTCGGATCTTCCTTTTGTCCGCCCTTGTAATAGTCCGCGAAACGCTCAAGTTTGACGCCAACGCCAGGCGTCAGTTCAATCAGTTTGTACGGTCCGGTTCCGATTGGCTTGACCGCCATGCCCGCCGCACCGACCTTCTCGTAGTAAGCCTTCGAGTAGATCGGTACGTTGCCTGCGAGCATCTCCAGCGCCAACGGATAAGGCGCCTTCATTGTGAGGCGAACGGTGTCATTGTCCAGCTTTTCAGCCTTGTCGATCCAATTTACAGCGATGGCATATTTGGCGCCAAAGTCAGGGCGGGAAACCAGGTTGAGGGTGAAGACGACGTCGTCAGCAGTTAGGGCATCCCCGTTGTGGAATTTGACGCCCTTTCGAATCTTGAAGTCGATCTGCGAGTCGGAATTGAACTTGTACGACTCAGCCAGTTCCGGAACAAACTTACCGCTCTTGAAGTCCTTGGAGACGAGGCCATCGTAAAGAATGCGGCCGACAGAGAGTGCTTCACGGCTGGTCGCGGTATAGTAGTCCAGCGTCTCAATCTCGTTGGTAAAGGCGACGTTTAGCGTGTCGTCCGCCTTGCCCGCGAAAACCGGCTGGCTGAGCGTCATGAGGGCAAGGAGGCCCATGGCGGCTTTGTATTTCATCGCAATGATTTCCATAGCATTTCCCCTGTTACTGACTAGTAATTGATGGCTTCTACATCCGGCCTTTACTCTATGTTGTTATGCCTCGGTCTTTCATTCTCCCCAGATAGTTTCGTAAATCCTCAGCAGATTCTCGCCGTAAATGTTTCGAATCCCTTCGGTGGTAAAGCCACGCCGCAGCAGAGCTTCTGTCAGCGTCAGCATGGTTTCAGGTGTCTCGATGCCTGCCGGATAGAAATGCGGCGGTTCGGGATAGGCTTCGGGACTCCAGATATTGTCGGCGAGACATTTCCGGTATTCTTTCAATGAAGTGGCATCATCCATATACGGGAACTGGCCGCTGTAATAATCGATGCCGAGCGTGACGTGCTGCGTGCCGACAAGGTCGCACATGTGAACAATGTGATCGATGAACTGATCGATAGTCGGACGCTTGTCGCTAGAAACGAACCCAGGGAAGCCCACCACTCCAACGGTGCCGCCGTTCTCAGCGATCGCCTTGATTAGCTCGTCAGAAATGTTGCGGGGCGAGGGATGGACCGATTTGGCATTGGCATGCGAAATAATCACTGGCGCCGAGGAATGTTCGATTGCGTCCATCGTCGTTCGAACGCCGGTATGCGAGCAATCGACGATTATGCGCGCTTGATTCATTCGCTCGACTACTTGGAGGCCAAAGCGACTCAGGCCACCGTCCGTATGCTCTTCGCAGCCATCGCCGATCCGGTTTTTGACGTTGTACGCCAGTTGCATCACGCCGACGCCCAAAGCCTTAAAGGCATCGATGAGATCGAGGTTGTCCTCAATCGGCTCAGGCCCCTGGAAGTGCAGGATAATGCCCGCCTTGCCCAGCACCTTCGCCTTGCGGATATCGGCAGCAGTCCGGACCAGCATCAGGTCGTCGCGCTCTCGAAGTAGCTTATGCCACGATCCGACCGTCCGCAGCGTCGCGCCAGCGCCGTTCCAATACCCGACGGTGGGTGCGATCGCGGTCAGACCGCCCGCCCTGTAGGCAGAAATCGTGCTCGTATCGTCCAACAGTGGGCATACTGCATCGATGATGATTGCAGCCTCATGCAATTGTTTCGTGGTGAAATCCATCCAGTTCCTCCCTCTTCTATGTGGCCGTCTGATCGAAGGCCGATAGTGCCGAAAACGGGACCAACCGGCGCCGATGCCCTGCCCGCGCTTTCCCCAGCGTAATTTTCCTGTAAGAAATTTTTATCACTTTGGCAACAAAAATGTCATATTGTTGATATCTTTGAGGTTGGATGCAAAAAAAACCGCCAACCTTGCGGGAGGACGGTTACAAGTGAACCTGCCACGCGCGTGGAGTCGTCGCGACGGCTGGTGATAGGTTCGATTTCCAATCAGTGTAAGCGTGCCGCCCTCGATGACGGTGAGCGCGCTATCCGCGCTGATCTGCGAAGGCATCCCTGGCGCAGGTGAGCACAACGCGATCTGCCTCTACCCGCGCGATGCGAATGGTCGCGGAATTGGTCGAGAAAACGAAGTAGGTGAAGCTGTAGCGCGACCGGCCGTTAACTGATGTATCGCTTAGGGATTTTCGATTGAAGGCTTCCTGTGGCGTTTGCGGACCGGATCGCTATCAGGATTTCCCCGCCTATCTAACAGCTTGTTCGGGGATCACTCGTAAGCCACGCATGATCGACCCACAGTGCCACTTTGTTGAGGACACGCGCGGTATTGCCCACGGGCGGCCCGGAACGGCAGCGTGGGGTGGTTCTTGGAGAAAAGGAAGGACGTACCCGATCGGTTGAACCCGCCGCTCGACATCTGCCACCCGCTGGTCTTCTTCGACGGGCCTGCAGGCTCAGATTGTAGGCCTGCGTAAATCGGTGCACGGCACGATCACAGCGGTAGAAGGGCACCCCCATCATGCACGACGCTTAGAAGAAATGCCACGCTCGCCGGATACGCCGATACGTTCCGCACGTCTCGCGTATCCCCTACCGTCTGTCAATTGCCCCCTAGCTTGGCTTTTCCTCCAACGACGACGCAGCCATGCGACAATGAAAGGTCAAGGACTCCCCCGCTCGCTGATGCCTGCAAAGCCCTCAAGTCCGTCCTACCCAGGATCCTCGCCCAATATGGGTGGAGCTTGCAATGCATCGAAACGCAAACTTGGTCCTCATCGATGGCGATTCTCGGCGAAAAGAACCTTGATACGAAATCAAATTCCTTGAGTGCTCCGTCACGATCAGCTAGAGCCGTTAGAGCAACACCGCGGCAATCAATCTGAGCTATGCTGCGAAAATTCGGCACATAATTAACAACGACATTTTCGTTGTCGACGATAACAACATAGTCATCATATGCCTTACGAATCTCCTTAACCTGTATATTCATGCATCGTTGGACAACTTCGTATTCCGACGGATCCGCAGGGGCCGTGGCAATGACCGGAAGCGCGACTTGTACAACATCGCCTTTCCGCCAAGCCTCGAGATGCCCGCTCCGGGAGTGATAGGAGATTCGATTAGAACGACCATAACCGGCGCAAAACAGCCAATACGTCGCTGCCAATGTTCCATGTCCACACAGGTCCAGTTCGGAATTCTGCGTGAACCAGCGAATTTCGAAATGGTCTGTCTCCTCTAAGGCGCGAAGAAACACTGTCACAGGCTGGCGAAAATGTTGCGCCAGCAGCAGGCACTCGGTCATCGCTGGATATCTATCAAATAGCACGACTGCCGCCGGATTGCCAGCGAACCGGTCGTCCGCAAACGCATAGACCACCTCTGACGACGGATCGCCGCCCGAACGGCTCGCGTCAAACATCTCCTCGCCTGAGGCTCGTGGTAGAATAAACCCTCTTTTGGCGGTCATGTCTCAACTCCTGGGGTCCTCGATTCAGGACAGGTCACGTTCACAGCCCCCATTAATCGGGGGCTAGATTTCCGTGCTCTTCGCTTGGATAGGCCTGCCGCGCTTCGGCTCTGGCCTCTAGATGCAAGAACCCAAATGGTTCCGTCCGCATGATGGGAACCAGCTTGGATTCCATGTCTATTGCGTCAACCAACCTCGCGCAGGTGCCAGCTACTGGGAACTCCCGCAGAACATCCCTCATCTCGCGGACGTCACGCGTGGTATCGTGTGCAAGAAACGAATGCTCGGGCAGGCCCTTGATGTCGCGAATGTAAACGGGCGTCGACACGTTAATCGGGCCGCCTCCGAAGTCGGCGAGCCCTTGCAAGTTGACCGTCTTGCTGTAGGGCACATCCGCCAAGAGCTCGCACCGGTGCACATGAGTAAAGCTTGACGTGCCTAGGCCGACAATCAATCCAGCTGAACGGCTTATCTCACCAAAAATCGAATCGTCACCGAACGGATCGTATTTCCACCAATCGGCTTCGCATAATTCCTGCGCTCTCGGGCCTGTCACGACCATCGAATAGGCGGGATGTTTGGTGCGCCCAGCAGGAAGCTCCCGCAATACAAGATCTGCCAAAACTCCTGCTTCAGACTTGGTCTCAGTCCAATGAAAACGCTGTGTGGTACAGTAACTCAACGTGAAAGCAGGCAGCATAACGGTAGAGGACGAAGCGATTCGCTCAATCCAATCAAGAAGAATTTTCGTTACCTCCTTGGCGGCTACATTCCTTAAAGCTACTAGAGATGAGTGCAGTACAATCGTGCTGGGAGCTCGCTTTTCAATGTATTCGATAATTTGCGCCAACTCGTCCCTAAAGTCGACCCCCTGCCCGCTCTTCCCTGAGGAGTTCGCAAGAGATTCGCAGCGATCCATCGGTTGAATTCGCCGTGCCCACTCCCCGAGCGACTGATCTTGCTCTTGATAGACGTCCTCGCCAAACATGAGGCCAGCTTCAGCCAACTTGAGTTGGATATCGAGGAAGTTCAATGAATCTATGTCACACTCCCGAGCGGTTAAGCTGG
This window encodes:
- a CDS encoding helix-turn-helix domain-containing protein, with protein sequence MALLEHANHAKYPKIGVTVHKLRKKFRLTLNDLGQKSGLSPSAVSKIENGQVSPTYETILRLAVGLDVDVTELFGSTPKTSATSRMVITRAGEGIVQSTPHYEYEMLCAGLATKEFTPLLTYIRARSIDDFAEIKGHFGEEFFYVMSGEVMLYTEHYAPVRLLPGDSSYYDSAMGHALVSVSEDDALILWIATRVHGVLVQDMSIRDN
- a CDS encoding ABC transporter permease, whose translation is MTAASAYSGGSAESIAKRSSLVRWLRHGGLMLGLLVLFVVIVMAVFAPLLAPYDPYLQSLTTRFTPPMWLPRGGWEHPLGTDQLGRDYLSRIIYGAQISLVIGVGTAVVSGFIGTAIGVCAGYFGGKVDSVAMFIITARLAMPVILVSLAVVALVGSSLTVVMLTLGLLLWDRFALVTRATTIQLRSSEFVTAAELQGASMLQIIGHEILPNLLNNLVIVATLEMAQAMILEAALSFLGLGVPAPLPSWGLMISEGKAQILFEPWLITIPGVFLFVLVLGTNLLGDGLRDVLSPEGRN
- a CDS encoding ABC transporter ATP-binding protein; protein product: MLLNVENLNIDIATVNGTLAAVQDVSFCVSKGETLCIVGESGCGKSITALSLLGLLPKVAKRTAREMTFDGVDLQRISKSELRVLRGNRLSMIFQEPMTALNPLHTIRRQLSDVYRAHRKASRREAEERAIYLLERVGIANAVQRLNNYPHELSGGMRQRVVIAMALMCGPELIVADEPTTALDVTIQAELLRLLIDLQKSFGMGMIMVTHDLGLVSRIADRVIVMYAGQVVEAAPAEKLFSNPSHPYTRALLGSVPDPRHPRMKPLPSIPGTVPSLLNRMEGCHFFDRCPLASDACRKPIRLEKIGEHHEARCIKVGESKIRLKVVA
- a CDS encoding FAD-dependent oxidoreductase, which translates into the protein MGGCANDFNIDVLEGRFMSNAIRGDCRPIVVVGAGVAGIMTAYALARRGKNVAVIDALSGSAEMCSRANAGIIAVGHAKAWAGPEAIGSILRAIIGRDSAVQVTCLMDPALWRWGVEFLLNCLPSAHHRNTDKLQRLSRFSRNLVAAAEAEMGLPKETRHQGGLYLFQDKSQFEAYVASIGQSAGGSAEVLDRHTLISREPGLSGMSDRLVGGLFSAMDSVGDCQLFTQRTAAYLSQAHKVSFCFNTRVTGFRCTKGTVEALITNNGEIPCAAVVLATGVETPDITRPLGFRPNIYPVKGYSGTWRITDATGVPTLPFVDETELLAVAAYGGKLRVTAIAEFAAHDRSIPKARSSRLADYVRRFFGNAVDLETPEFWAGLRPTTAAGPPYLGRVRRFDNLCVNAGHGQLGWTMSIGCGELLAQMITGERPSLEDVSSSAPWLM
- a CDS encoding ABC transporter permease, coding for MLHFAIRRIVMACLLTLFVSFIAYSLIFAAGDPAAALAGQASTAADADRLRHLYGFDRPIVVQYLHWLSGVLRGDFGTSLYFGQPVATLLLDRFAMTARLGCFALILALLIAVPLGVVAGRWPNSLVDRLALLFAVVGQAMPSFWFALLLIILFSVKLGVLPASGTASWQSFIMPTVVLGYFATPAIMRLTRSGMISALEADYIRTARAMGLSETRVLFDYALRNAALPVISLASAQFGFMLAGSVVVENVFAIHGAGSLAWESISRADLPTVQALVLCFSLFYVVMTLLADMLNAMLDPRMRRK
- a CDS encoding Ldh family oxidoreductase, whose protein sequence is MNVHPGPVDVSLEVLEGLLTRIFEINGCSSSTAAILAANCAGAEAAGSLSHGLFRVDGYISSLRSGWVDGAAMPEIRSKAASHIFVDAKNGFAQAALHAARDIFVQRIRENGIALLSIHGSHHLAALWPDVTPFAQEGLIAISMVNSFGCSIPAGAKKPLLGTNPIAFAAPVRGSAPLVFDFATTSVANGDVQLSAREGRSLPPGVGVDSYGEPTTDPNKILNGGALVPFGGHKGSAISLMVELMVAGLTGGKFSSEVDWSAHPGAQTPHTGQIIIGIDPTSSSAPGAFPDRSGRFVEMLRDAGMESYPGMRRWRIRSKTHISISSAVLERLTKDAMEAK
- a CDS encoding ATP-binding cassette domain-containing protein, giving the protein MSDHPVLELRNVSQEYSGRRGIFGQSEPIRAVDKVSIRVEKGDVLGIVGESGSGKSTLAKIMLRLLTPTEGEVLLDGRPAASLTRQQIAERVGFIFQDPYSSLNPRQTVGKIVAYPLYLRGEGTSAQRQESARKILDIVGLPLRFLDAYPSQMSGGQRQRVAIARALITRPKLLICDEPTSALDVSVQAQVLNLLLELREEFNLTYIVISHNMGVIQHMTTRVAVMYLGRIVEMDMSERIFKEPRHPYTKLLLNSTLTVAPGIGVPNLNVDTTARQAMRDHPSYIAR